Proteins encoded within one genomic window of Columba livia isolate bColLiv1 breed racing homer chromosome 1, bColLiv1.pat.W.v2, whole genome shotgun sequence:
- the LOC102092443 gene encoding histone H3 gives MARTKQTARKSTGGKAPRKQLATKAARKSAPATGGVKKPHRYRPGTVALREIRRYQKSTELLIRKLPFQRLVREIAQDFKTDLRFQSSAVMALQEASEAYLVGLFEDTNLCAIHAKRVTIMPKDIQLARRIRGERA, from the coding sequence ATGGCGCGCACGAAGCAGACGGCGCGTAAGTCGACGGGCGGGAAGGCGCCCCGCAAGCAGCTGGCCACCAAGGCTGCCCGCAAGAGCGCGCCGGCCACCGGCGGCGTGAAGAAGCCGCACCGCTACCGGCCCGGCACGGTGGCGCTGCGCGAGATCCGGCGCTACCAGAAGTCGACGGAGCTGCTGATCCGCAAGCTGCCCTTCCAGCGCCTGGTGCGCGAGATCGCGCAGGACTTCAAGACCGACCTGCGCTTCCAGAGCTCGGCCGTCATGGCGCTGCAGGAGGCCAGCGAGGCCTACCTGGTGGGGCTGTTCGAGGACACCAACCTGTGCGCCATCCACGCCAAGCGCGTCACCATCATGCCCAAGGACATCCAGCTGGCCCGCCGCATCCGCGGTGAGCGTGCTTAA
- the LOC102092258 gene encoding histone H4, with the protein MSGRGKGGKGLGKGGAKRHRKVLRDNIQGITKPAIRRLARRGGVKRISGLIYEETRGVLKVFLENVIRDAVTYTEHAKRKTVTAMDVVYALKRQGRTLYGFGG; encoded by the coding sequence atgTCTGGCAGAGGCAAGGGCGGGAAGGGGCTCGGCAAGGGGGGCGCCAAGCGCCACCGCAAGGTGCTGCGCGACAACATCCAGGGCATCACCAAGCCGGCCATCCGCCGCCTGGCTCGGCGCGGCGGCGTCAAGCGCATCTCGGGGCTCATCTACGAGGAGACTCGCGGAGTGCTGAAGGTGTTCCTGGAGAACGTGATCCGCGACGCTGTCACCTACACCGAGCACGCCAAGAGGAAGACCGTGACAGCTATGGACGTGGTCTACGCCCTCAAGCGCCAGGGACGCACCCTCTACGGCTTCGGCGGCTAA